In the Arachis ipaensis cultivar K30076 chromosome B10, Araip1.1, whole genome shotgun sequence genome, one interval contains:
- the LOC110268334 gene encoding uncharacterized protein LOC110268334, which yields MLKHPQLGQKVILPSSFTGDKRYMFNNCQDAMAICKHYGYPDLFLTITCNPNWPEFQRYTRREGIPIVDRPDISCRVFHANLKCLLTDLKGGTFFGPLNAGMYTIEFQKRGLPHAHFFLWLDRRNTLQNVELVDELICAELPNLATFSNLYRMVIKYMIHGPCG from the exons ATGTTGAAGCATCCTCAATTGGGACAAAAGGTTATACTACCATCTTCATTTACAGGTGATAAACGTTATATGTTTAATAATTGCCAGGATGCTATGGCAATTTGCAAGCATTATGGTTATCCTGATTTGTTTCTCACTATTACTTGTAATCCAAATTGGCCTGAATTTCAAAGATATACCCGTCGTGAAGGGATTCCAATTGTTGATAGACCGGATATTTCTTGTCGAGTTTTTCATGCTAACCTGAAGTGTCTTCTAACTGACCTTAAAGGTGGCACTTTTTTCGGTCCTCTCAATGCTg GTATGTATACAATCGAGTTTCAAAAAAGAGGTCTACCCCATGCACATTTTTTCCTTTGGCTTGATAGAAGAAACACGTTGCAGAATGTTGAACTTGTTGATGAATTAATTTGTGCAGAATTACCTAATCTTGCAACATTTTCTAATTTGTATAGGATGGTCATAAAATATATGATTCATGGTCCGTGTGGTTGA